In the Caminicella sporogenes DSM 14501 genome, one interval contains:
- the gatC gene encoding Asp-tRNA(Asn)/Glu-tRNA(Gln) amidotransferase subunit GatC, which produces MSISKQDIKYVANLAKLELSESDIDDFVDEFNSLLKYVEKIKELDVQNIEPTYYVHSIKNVFREDTERCSYDRADILANAPDKIDGYIKIKN; this is translated from the coding sequence ATGTCGATTTCAAAACAAGATATTAAATATGTAGCTAATCTTGCAAAATTAGAATTGAGTGAAAGTGATATTGATGATTTTGTAGATGAATTTAATTCTCTTTTAAAGTATGTAGAAAAGATAAAGGAATTAGATGTTCAAAATATAGAACCTACATATTATGTACATTCAATTAAAAATGTATTTAGAGAAGATACAGAAAGATGTTCCTATGATAGAGCAGATATACTTGCAAATGCACCAGATAAAATAGATGGATATATTAAAATTAAGAATTAA